A single genomic interval of Halalkalibaculum roseum harbors:
- the paaD gene encoding 1,2-phenylacetyl-CoA epoxidase subunit PaaD yields the protein MTTATTHTEDEIWSWLKEVTDPEIPVLNIVEMGIARKVEIDGDKVLVKITPTYSGCPAMSAIEKEVKLKLAEKGIEKFEVKKDFSETWTTDWMTEDAKARLKDYGIAPPEKTTGDDDFLKSLKSTKVVPCPYCDSLDTELQSEFGSTACKAQYYCKECDEPFEHFKCI from the coding sequence TTGACTACAGCAACAACACATACCGAAGATGAAATCTGGTCCTGGCTGAAAGAAGTCACGGATCCGGAGATCCCTGTGCTCAACATCGTGGAGATGGGTATTGCGCGGAAGGTGGAGATCGATGGCGATAAGGTGCTGGTCAAGATTACCCCTACCTATTCCGGCTGTCCGGCGATGTCGGCCATTGAAAAGGAAGTGAAGCTTAAGCTGGCGGAGAAGGGAATCGAAAAATTTGAAGTGAAAAAAGACTTTTCCGAGACCTGGACTACCGACTGGATGACCGAGGATGCCAAGGCACGATTAAAAGACTACGGAATCGCCCCACCCGAAAAGACCACCGGCGACGATGATTTCCTAAAGAGCTTGAAAAGCACCAAGGTAGTCCCCTGCCCCTATTGCGACTCCTTGGATACCGAGCTACAAAGCGAGTTCGGCTCCACCGCCTGCAAGGCCCAATACTACTGCAAAGAGTGCGACGAGCCCTTCGAGCATTTTAAGTGTATATAG
- the paaC gene encoding 1,2-phenylacetyl-CoA epoxidase subunit PaaC: MSPKSKTDIPGAEHSATQTLTEKEAFFEYLIRLADDRLILGHRLSEWCGHGPILEEDIALANVALDDIGHSAALYEYAAEVEGEGRHRDDIVYFRDDVDYRNVKMVELPKGDFGFTIARQLLFSAFSYFLYERLKDAEDEQFSGMIDKHLKEIKYHLRHSREWTLRLGDGTEESHDRIQAAFNELWTYTDALFYMDEVDELLIEKGIAVDLNDFKDEWKQLVTDVLEEATLEVPDFDQFMQSGGRKGLHTEHLGHLLAEMQHLRRSYPDATWE; encoded by the coding sequence ATGAGTCCCAAAAGCAAAACCGACATACCCGGCGCCGAACACAGTGCCACGCAGACCCTGACAGAGAAGGAGGCCTTTTTTGAATACCTGATTCGCCTCGCCGACGACCGGCTGATATTGGGACACCGCCTAAGTGAGTGGTGTGGACACGGGCCCATCCTCGAAGAAGACATTGCTCTGGCCAATGTGGCCCTTGATGATATCGGGCACTCCGCGGCCCTATATGAATATGCCGCCGAGGTGGAAGGCGAAGGGCGCCATCGCGACGACATTGTCTATTTTCGCGACGATGTGGACTACCGCAACGTGAAGATGGTGGAGCTGCCCAAAGGTGATTTCGGGTTTACTATTGCCCGGCAGCTGCTATTCAGTGCCTTCAGCTACTTTCTGTACGAGCGGCTGAAAGATGCCGAGGATGAGCAGTTTAGCGGGATGATCGACAAACACCTCAAAGAGATTAAGTACCACCTGCGCCACAGCCGCGAATGGACCCTGCGCCTTGGCGACGGCACCGAGGAGAGCCACGATCGCATTCAGGCTGCTTTTAACGAGCTATGGACCTACACTGATGCCCTGTTCTACATGGATGAAGTCGATGAACTACTCATAGAAAAAGGTATTGCCGTAGATTTAAATGATTTTAAAGATGAGTGGAAACAGCTGGTTACCGATGTGCTGGAAGAGGCTACTCTGGAGGTCCCCGACTTCGACCAGTTCATGCAGAGCGGGGGACGCAAAGGCCTGCATACCGAGCACCTGGGTCACCTGCTGGCCGAGATGCAGCACTTGCGAAGATCGTACCCGGACGCAACTTGGGAGTAG
- the paaB gene encoding 1,2-phenylacetyl-CoA epoxidase subunit PaaB translates to MSNNEDSNDTQWPLWEVFTQPRDGKPHEHAGSLHAPDAEMALQNARDVYARRNEGVSIWVVPSNQITASTPEDMGPFFDPANDKPYRHPKFYSVPRAVKKRS, encoded by the coding sequence ATGAGCAACAACGAAGACTCAAACGACACCCAATGGCCCCTGTGGGAGGTATTTACCCAGCCGCGGGACGGGAAGCCTCATGAGCATGCCGGCAGCCTGCACGCGCCGGACGCCGAGATGGCCCTCCAGAATGCACGGGACGTCTATGCGCGCCGCAATGAAGGGGTAAGCATCTGGGTAGTGCCCAGTAATCAAATCACCGCATCCACCCCGGAGGATATGGGTCCCTTTTTCGACCCGGCCAATGACAAGCCGTACCGGCACCCGAAATTTTACAGCGTACCCAGGGCGGTGAAGAAAAGATCTTAG
- the paaA gene encoding 1,2-phenylacetyl-CoA epoxidase subunit PaaA encodes MAEQQDDPKKLEEFQERIDNGETIEPKDWMPSRYRSQLIRMMSQHAHSEVVGMLPEGNWITRAPSLRRKLILLSKVQDEAGHGLYLYSATETLGASREEVLQQLLEGKAKYSSIFNYPTLSWADVMVIGWLVDGAAIINQTMLARSSYGPYSRAMVRICKEESFHKKQGYEMVATMAQGTPEQQEMVQDAVNRWWWPTMMMFGPHDDDSPNSAELIKWGVKSKTNDELRQSFVDRHVEEAKAVGIEIPDPELEFNEETGHYEFGEIDWDEFWNVVKGNGPMNRERMKAKQEAHENGKWVREAAEEYARKKRLQKEKAS; translated from the coding sequence ATGGCCGAGCAACAAGACGACCCCAAGAAACTGGAGGAATTTCAGGAGCGCATCGACAACGGCGAGACCATCGAGCCCAAAGACTGGATGCCCTCCCGCTACCGCAGCCAGCTGATCCGCATGATGAGCCAGCACGCCCACTCGGAGGTGGTCGGCATGCTGCCCGAAGGCAACTGGATCACCCGCGCCCCTTCCCTGCGCCGCAAATTGATCTTGCTGTCGAAGGTGCAGGACGAAGCCGGACACGGGCTCTACCTCTACAGTGCCACCGAAACCCTGGGCGCCAGCCGGGAGGAAGTGCTTCAGCAGCTGCTTGAGGGCAAGGCCAAGTATTCAAGTATTTTCAATTACCCTACCCTCTCCTGGGCCGACGTGATGGTGATCGGCTGGCTGGTCGACGGCGCCGCCATTATCAACCAGACCATGCTGGCGCGCAGCAGCTACGGTCCCTATTCACGTGCCATGGTGCGCATCTGCAAGGAAGAGAGTTTCCACAAGAAGCAGGGTTACGAAATGGTGGCAACCATGGCGCAGGGCACGCCCGAACAGCAGGAGATGGTGCAGGACGCCGTAAACCGCTGGTGGTGGCCTACAATGATGATGTTCGGTCCCCACGACGACGACTCTCCCAACAGCGCCGAGCTGATCAAATGGGGCGTGAAGTCGAAGACCAACGATGAGCTGCGGCAGAGCTTTGTAGACCGCCACGTGGAAGAGGCCAAAGCCGTGGGCATCGAAATTCCCGATCCCGAGCTGGAGTTCAACGAAGAGACCGGCCATTACGAGTTCGGAGAGATCGACTGGGACGAGTTCTGGAACGTGGTGAAAGGCAACGGACCGATGAACCGCGAGCGCATGAAAGCCAAGCAAGAAGCCCATGAGAATGGAAAGTGGGTCCGCGAAGCCGCCGAAGAGTATGCCCGGAAGAAAAGATTGCAAAAGGAAAAAGCATCATAA
- a CDS encoding helix-turn-helix domain-containing protein gives MNKANGNWVQNREEVKKLKAERALQVLAEDIASIRYVKDWADKIGCSQPILNDLIKIHFGLNAKQLLKEIRFIKICEIIESDPNATSYSVARSTGLHDEQGLFKFLKRHFNTTYSEIRYDVLLKHFQSLNSQKEVDNSIKKWLG, from the coding sequence ATGAACAAAGCGAATGGCAACTGGGTACAGAATAGAGAGGAGGTTAAAAAATTGAAGGCGGAACGGGCTTTGCAGGTATTGGCGGAAGATATCGCAAGTATACGCTATGTAAAAGATTGGGCTGACAAAATAGGGTGTAGTCAGCCTATTCTGAATGACTTAATTAAAATCCATTTTGGATTGAATGCCAAGCAATTGCTTAAAGAGATTCGTTTTATCAAAATTTGTGAGATCATAGAAAGCGATCCGAATGCAACCAGCTATTCGGTTGCCCGTTCTACCGGTCTGCATGACGAACAAGGTCTCTTCAAATTTTTAAAAAGGCATTTCAATACCACCTATTCCGAAATCCGTTATGATGTTTTACTTAAGCACTTTCAATCACTCAATAGTCAAAAGGAAGTGGATAATTCAATAAAAAAATGGCTAGGATAA
- a CDS encoding GLPGLI family protein, translating into MKKNKILLTILISVAPFLSFGQVGGRVGYITILENEDFIGLESTLYFKDAESFFFVDMKSRLENKYTGDEIQLVDESSIDYQLDFTPKSPFKYQVYYNQLDKSIISQTSIFENWKTYPCVVIENSGTINWNIINEFKQIGKFNVKKATTSFRGRNYEVWFTPDIPISIGPWKFHGLPGLILEVKDEEMGVQFLFSSIEIPYDVKEKILPPNEGKHIQIEEYASYQSNFSEEFVKTLKAKLPRGIQPEISVKKLVKSIEREY; encoded by the coding sequence ATGAAAAAAAATAAAATATTACTGACAATATTAATATCAGTAGCACCATTTCTTTCTTTTGGTCAAGTTGGTGGGAGAGTTGGCTACATTACAATATTGGAAAACGAAGATTTTATTGGGTTAGAATCAACTCTTTATTTTAAGGATGCTGAGTCGTTTTTCTTCGTTGATATGAAAAGTAGATTAGAGAATAAATATACAGGAGATGAGATCCAACTCGTCGATGAATCAAGCATAGATTATCAACTTGATTTTACACCTAAGAGCCCATTCAAATACCAAGTGTATTATAATCAACTAGATAAATCTATTATTAGTCAAACAAGTATTTTTGAAAACTGGAAAACATATCCCTGCGTTGTCATTGAAAATTCTGGCACAATTAATTGGAACATCATAAATGAATTCAAACAGATTGGTAAATTTAATGTTAAAAAAGCAACTACCTCGTTTAGAGGTAGAAATTATGAGGTATGGTTCACACCAGATATTCCAATTTCAATAGGTCCATGGAAATTTCATGGTTTGCCTGGCTTGATTTTGGAAGTAAAAGATGAAGAAATGGGAGTGCAATTTTTATTTAGTTCAATTGAGATTCCATACGATGTAAAAGAAAAAATCTTGCCTCCAAATGAAGGTAAGCATATACAAATCGAAGAATATGCTAGCTATCAAAGTAATTTTTCAGAAGAATTTGTAAAAACATTAAAAGCTAAATTACCAAGAGGTATCCAACCTGAAATAAGTGTTAAAAAATTAGTCAAATCAATCGAGAGAGAGTATTAA
- the hppD gene encoding 4-hydroxyphenylpyruvate dioxygenase: MSTAAKDSATLNRPVEEQFDDHLGLQDVDYVEHYVGNARQACHFYQTVFGFELKAYSGLETGNRETVSYYLEQNNIRFVLTSCLKSDSAVARHVSKHGDGIRDIAMHVEDVDRAFKETVKRGAKPVEEPHDLSDEHGTLRKAAIATYGDTIHSLVSRVNYDGVFMPGFIEKESTLEDIDPVGIEFVDHCVGNVEEGKMNEWVDFYRDVMGFTQYIHFDDKDISTEYSALMSKVMAGGRGMIKFPINEPAQGKRKSQIEEYLDFYEGPGVQHVALLTGDIIKTVSKLKDRGLEFLHVPTTYYEELEGRVGTIDEPVEKLEELGILVDRDDEGYLLQVFTKPVVDRPTLFFEIIQRKGARGFGKGNFKALFEAIEREQELRGNL, encoded by the coding sequence ATGAGTACCGCCGCCAAAGATTCCGCCACCCTGAATCGACCCGTAGAAGAGCAATTCGACGATCACCTGGGCCTGCAGGATGTCGATTACGTTGAGCATTACGTGGGCAATGCCCGCCAGGCCTGCCACTTTTACCAGACGGTGTTCGGCTTTGAGCTTAAGGCCTACAGCGGACTGGAAACCGGCAACCGGGAGACGGTCTCTTACTACCTGGAGCAGAACAATATCCGCTTTGTGCTGACCTCCTGCCTGAAGAGCGATTCGGCCGTGGCCCGGCACGTGTCTAAACACGGCGACGGCATCCGCGACATCGCCATGCATGTAGAGGATGTGGACCGGGCCTTCAAGGAGACCGTAAAGCGCGGGGCGAAACCGGTGGAGGAGCCGCATGACCTGAGCGACGAGCACGGCACCCTGCGCAAGGCGGCCATCGCCACCTACGGCGACACCATCCACTCGCTGGTGAGCCGCGTGAATTACGACGGGGTGTTTATGCCGGGTTTCATCGAGAAGGAATCCACCCTGGAAGATATTGACCCGGTAGGCATCGAGTTTGTGGATCACTGCGTGGGCAACGTGGAAGAAGGCAAAATGAACGAGTGGGTAGACTTCTACCGCGACGTGATGGGCTTCACGCAGTATATCCACTTCGACGACAAAGATATTTCCACAGAGTACTCGGCGCTGATGAGCAAGGTGATGGCCGGGGGACGGGGCATGATCAAGTTTCCCATCAACGAACCGGCGCAGGGCAAGCGGAAGTCGCAGATTGAAGAGTACCTCGATTTTTATGAAGGTCCCGGCGTGCAGCACGTGGCGCTGCTGACCGGCGATATCATCAAAACGGTGAGCAAGCTGAAGGATCGTGGATTGGAATTCCTGCACGTGCCCACTACCTATTACGAGGAACTGGAAGGGCGCGTAGGTACCATCGATGAGCCGGTAGAGAAGCTGGAAGAGCTGGGTATTCTCGTTGATCGCGATGACGAAGGCTACCTGTTGCAGGTATTCACCAAGCCGGTAGTCGACCGTCCGACGCTCTTTTTTGAGATCATCCAGCGCAAAGGCGCCCGCGGATTCGGGAAAGGCAATTTCAAAGCCCTGTTCGAGGCTATTGAACGCGAGCAGGAATTAAGAGGCAATTTATAA
- a CDS encoding homogentisate 1,2-dioxygenase gives MIYHQLGKVPHKRHTQFRRPDGELYQEHLFGAEGFHGVSSLLYHNNPPTRTFKVAQGPKVEIEKWEEGVLRHHHLRTANMEEGGDPVMGRKVLLFNKDVQIGAARPTESMDYFYKNGEHDELIFIHEGEGYVQTMFGRLDFHYGDYVFIPRGTIYQMVFETEKNKILTVDSTGPIDIPDRYLSDKGQFLENSPFCERDIRRPEGQLFYDEEGEFEVKIKKQGQITSYWYEHHPFDVVGWDGYLYPWIFNIKDFEPITGRVHQPPPVHQTFKAPNYVVCSFCPRKYDYHPQSIPAPYAHSNVDSDEVLYYVEGDFMSRKGVDEGSITQHPGGIPHGPHPGKYEESIGKEGTDEYAVMIDTFYPLHLTTEAKKLDDDSYPYSWNEDVQKKVEAEE, from the coding sequence ATGATTTATCACCAACTCGGGAAAGTCCCTCACAAGCGACACACGCAATTTCGCCGTCCTGATGGAGAGCTCTACCAGGAGCACCTGTTCGGAGCCGAAGGGTTTCACGGGGTATCTTCGCTGCTCTATCACAATAACCCGCCGACGCGTACCTTCAAGGTAGCGCAGGGACCGAAGGTTGAGATCGAAAAGTGGGAGGAGGGCGTGCTGCGTCATCACCACCTGCGAACCGCCAATATGGAGGAGGGAGGCGACCCGGTCATGGGACGCAAGGTCCTGCTGTTCAATAAAGACGTGCAGATCGGTGCGGCGCGGCCTACCGAGTCCATGGATTATTTTTACAAAAACGGCGAGCACGACGAGCTGATCTTTATCCACGAAGGGGAGGGCTACGTGCAGACCATGTTCGGCCGCCTCGATTTTCATTACGGGGATTATGTGTTCATCCCGCGCGGCACCATCTACCAAATGGTGTTCGAAACCGAAAAGAACAAAATTCTGACCGTCGACTCTACCGGACCCATAGATATCCCGGACCGCTACCTCTCAGATAAAGGGCAATTCCTGGAGAATAGTCCCTTCTGCGAGCGTGACATCCGCCGTCCTGAAGGACAGCTTTTCTACGATGAGGAAGGCGAATTTGAAGTGAAGATCAAGAAGCAGGGACAGATCACCTCCTACTGGTACGAGCACCATCCCTTTGATGTGGTCGGCTGGGACGGCTACCTCTACCCGTGGATCTTCAACATCAAGGACTTCGAGCCTATCACCGGACGCGTTCACCAGCCGCCGCCCGTGCACCAGACTTTTAAGGCGCCCAATTACGTGGTCTGCTCATTCTGCCCGCGAAAGTACGATTACCACCCGCAGTCCATCCCGGCGCCCTACGCGCATAGCAATGTAGACTCCGACGAGGTACTCTACTATGTAGAAGGCGACTTTATGAGCCGCAAGGGCGTGGATGAGGGAAGTATCACCCAGCATCCGGGCGGTATCCCGCACGGTCCGCATCCCGGCAAGTACGAGGAGAGCATCGGCAAGGAAGGCACCGACGAATACGCGGTAATGATCGACACCTTCTACCCGCTGCACCTTACCACCGAAGCCAAGAAGCTGGATGACGACAGCTATCCCTACTCATGGAATGAAGATGTGCAGAAGAAAGTAGAGGCCGAGGAATAG
- a CDS encoding acetate/propionate family kinase, producing the protein MLVLVINCGSSSVKYNLIETSDQKEICSGMVERIGAVTSIVKHEPAGFKPHKDTRKIDDHVQALKEIMNFLMDSDNTAISSTDDIEAVGHRVVHGGEMFKDSVLIDEDVKDAIRQAFDLAPLHNPPNLKGIEAAMKYLPDIPHVAVFDTAFHHSLPPEAYLYGIPNRLYRRYKIRKYGFHGTSHYYVSRQYYKLTDKPVEETRVITCHLGNGASVTAIEGGKSIDTSMGFTPLSGMVMGTRSGDIDPSILFYLVEKEELSLNNLHALLNKHSGLLGLSGYAADMRELIAEAKKGDRRCQQAIDVFCYDLKKYIGSYIASLNGCDAIIFTAGIGENSALVRQQSLENMESLGIEVDPEKNENAEAGKNQKISSESSKTEVWVIPTNEELVIAIDTAKIAQASDQSPWV; encoded by the coding sequence ATGCTTGTACTGGTCATCAACTGCGGCAGTTCATCTGTAAAATACAATCTTATTGAAACCTCTGATCAAAAAGAGATTTGCTCCGGTATGGTGGAGCGTATCGGTGCGGTCACCTCTATTGTTAAACATGAGCCCGCCGGATTCAAACCACATAAAGATACCCGCAAAATTGACGATCACGTTCAGGCATTAAAGGAAATTATGAATTTCCTGATGGATTCCGACAACACGGCCATCTCATCGACGGATGATATTGAGGCTGTCGGCCACCGGGTGGTTCACGGCGGTGAAATGTTCAAGGATTCGGTGCTTATTGACGAGGATGTGAAGGATGCCATCCGACAAGCCTTTGACCTGGCCCCTCTACACAATCCTCCAAATCTGAAAGGTATAGAAGCCGCTATGAAATACCTGCCCGATATACCACATGTGGCGGTATTTGATACGGCTTTCCACCACTCGCTCCCACCGGAAGCCTATCTCTACGGCATCCCGAACCGGCTGTATCGCCGGTACAAAATTCGTAAATACGGTTTCCACGGAACCTCACACTACTATGTGAGCCGTCAATATTACAAGCTTACCGACAAGCCCGTGGAAGAAACCAGGGTGATTACCTGTCACCTGGGAAATGGAGCTTCTGTTACGGCCATTGAAGGAGGCAAGTCGATCGATACCTCAATGGGCTTTACTCCCCTTTCGGGTATGGTCATGGGTACCCGTTCGGGTGACATTGACCCGTCGATTCTCTTTTACCTTGTTGAAAAAGAAGAATTGTCACTCAATAACCTGCACGCGCTGCTGAACAAGCACAGCGGCTTACTGGGCCTAAGCGGCTACGCCGCGGATATGAGAGAACTCATTGCCGAAGCCAAAAAGGGCGACCGTCGTTGCCAGCAGGCAATTGATGTATTCTGCTACGACTTGAAGAAATATATCGGTTCGTACATTGCCTCTTTAAACGGATGTGATGCTATTATCTTTACAGCAGGTATCGGGGAAAACTCAGCACTGGTGCGGCAACAATCTCTTGAGAACATGGAATCACTGGGCATCGAAGTGGATCCGGAGAAAAATGAAAATGCCGAAGCAGGAAAGAATCAGAAAATTAGCAGTGAGTCGTCGAAAACCGAGGTCTGGGTGATCCCTACCAACGAAGAACTTGTCATTGCTATCGACACGGCAAAAATTGCACAGGCCTCTGATCAGTCGCCATGGGTGTAG